The following are from one region of the Stigmatella ashevillena genome:
- a CDS encoding dicarboxylate/amino acid:cation symporter, producing MKPHQKMLVGIAVGTVTGLLANQLAGGSEGLQWVVTNLTMPVGRIFIRLLLMLVVPLLFAALVMGVSELDMKQIGRLGARTIGYTVVFSAIAVALGLVLVNLIRPGEGFNQEALHAAQKNPLALKAAPPPSSTSPVGFLVAMVPDNPLRAAADGDMIGLIVFSLLFGAGLAVTQTPATLRLREAIQGLYDVMMRLIDGVLRLAPIGVAALLFSVTADLGAGILKNIAAYVFVVVLGLGLHLFVVYSLAVRFLGGRNPLTFFRDVRLAMVTAFSTASSNATLPTALKVAEENLKLPNHVSRFVLTAGSAMNQNGTALFEGITVLFIAQVYGVPLSIGDQMVVMFICVLAGIGTAGVPAGSLPVIMMILGLFKIPVEGIGLILGVDRFLDMCRTTLNVTGDLAAAVYVARGESPSSAPPEAPSEQPG from the coding sequence ATGAAACCACATCAGAAGATGCTCGTGGGCATTGCGGTCGGCACCGTGACGGGCCTTCTGGCCAATCAGCTGGCGGGGGGAAGCGAAGGGCTCCAATGGGTGGTGACCAACCTCACCATGCCCGTGGGGCGCATCTTCATCCGTCTGCTGCTGATGCTGGTGGTGCCGCTGCTGTTCGCCGCGCTGGTGATGGGGGTGAGCGAGCTGGACATGAAGCAGATCGGCCGACTGGGGGCCCGGACCATCGGCTACACGGTGGTGTTCTCCGCCATCGCGGTGGCCTTGGGCCTCGTCCTGGTCAACCTCATCCGCCCGGGGGAGGGGTTCAATCAGGAGGCCCTTCATGCTGCGCAGAAGAACCCCTTGGCCCTGAAGGCCGCGCCTCCGCCCTCCAGCACCTCGCCGGTGGGGTTCCTCGTGGCGATGGTGCCGGACAACCCCCTGCGCGCCGCCGCCGACGGGGACATGATCGGCCTCATCGTCTTCTCGCTCCTCTTCGGCGCGGGGCTCGCGGTGACGCAGACCCCCGCGACGCTGCGGCTGCGCGAGGCGATCCAGGGGCTCTACGACGTGATGATGCGGCTCATTGACGGGGTGCTGCGGCTGGCCCCCATTGGCGTGGCCGCGCTGCTCTTCTCGGTGACGGCGGACCTGGGGGCGGGCATCCTCAAGAACATCGCCGCGTATGTGTTCGTGGTGGTGCTGGGGTTGGGGCTGCACCTGTTCGTTGTGTACTCGCTGGCGGTGCGCTTTCTGGGCGGGCGCAACCCCCTCACGTTCTTCCGCGACGTGCGTCTGGCCATGGTGACGGCCTTCTCCACCGCCTCGTCCAATGCCACGCTGCCCACGGCGTTGAAGGTGGCCGAGGAGAACCTCAAGCTTCCCAACCACGTGTCGCGCTTTGTCCTCACGGCCGGCTCGGCGATGAATCAGAACGGTACCGCGCTCTTCGAGGGCATCACCGTGCTCTTCATTGCCCAGGTGTACGGGGTGCCTCTGAGCATTGGAGACCAGATGGTCGTCATGTTCATCTGCGTGCTGGCAGGCATTGGCACCGCGGGCGTCCCAGCAGGCTCGCTGCCGGTCATCATGATGATCCTCGGCCTGTTCAAGATTCCGGTCGAGGGGATTGGCCTCATCCTCGGCGTGGACCGCTTCCTGGACATGTGCCGGACGACCCTCAATGTCACCGGAGACCTGGCCGCGGCCGTGTACGTCGCCCGGGGCGAGTCCCCGTCCAGCGCCCCGCCGGAAGCCCCGTCGGAGCAGCCCGGGTGA
- a CDS encoding FKBP-type peptidyl-prolyl cis-trans isomerase — protein sequence MKVGKDRIVALEYKLHLGDGEVIDESEPGQPLSYLHGGGQIVPGLEGALEGMGVGDAKKVVVNPAQGYGEHESAGLQEVPRSMFPPDSELRPGMRLAAQTDGGEVIPIGIREVKGDTVLVDLNHPLAGKTLHFDVTVRDIREATEEELSHGHAHGPDGHEH from the coding sequence ATGAAAGTTGGCAAGGATCGAATCGTTGCCTTGGAATACAAGCTGCACCTCGGAGACGGGGAGGTCATCGACGAGAGCGAGCCCGGCCAGCCCCTCTCCTATCTGCACGGCGGTGGACAGATCGTCCCAGGCCTGGAGGGTGCCCTGGAGGGCATGGGGGTAGGAGACGCCAAGAAGGTCGTGGTGAATCCCGCCCAGGGGTACGGCGAGCATGAGAGCGCAGGGCTCCAGGAAGTGCCCCGCTCCATGTTTCCTCCGGATTCCGAGCTTCGCCCGGGCATGCGGCTGGCGGCCCAGACGGATGGGGGAGAGGTCATCCCCATTGGCATTCGCGAGGTGAAGGGGGACACGGTGCTCGTGGACCTCAACCACCCGCTGGCCGGCAAGACGCTGCACTTCGACGTCACCGTGCGTGACATCCGGGAGGCCACCGAGGAGGAGCTCTCCCACGGGCACGCGCACGGCCCGGACGGGCACGAGCACTGA
- a CDS encoding OPT family oligopeptide transporter, protein MSHPASTPPLPQEPSLSVPPGLPGAGQDPERYWLEHVYKGGSRQLTVRAVIAGMLIGMVMCLSNLYVILKTGWSMGVTITACILAFAVFSGLKGIGLFKKDFSPLENNAMGSVASAAGYMTGGGNMAAVPALLMLTGTLPSAGWLVAWFAVISALGVFAAIPIKRQLVNIEALPFPTGTATAETINALHGHGEVARHKAWLLGGAGLLGAFVAMLRELRSTWLSTHAPTWLQPPFIPSKVSVPFLSIRGRPAGDWGLSLDLSLLLIGAGALMNWKTGWSLLLGAVLTYGFLAPAMVDQGYIAEVTFKSINTWTLWTGAAVLVSSGVLSFAFQWRSVARSFKALTGLFGKKDEGEAADPLAGIECPPAWFPLGFALLGPIAVGLMAYLFQIPVWAGVLALPLAVVMGVIAARVTGETDTTPTKALGPVTQLIYGGLAPGNVAANVMSANATGGVGLHAADLLVDLKSGWLLGANPRQQFIGQLFGVVAGAAIVVPVFNLLVPDASVLGSEDFPAPGVLVWAGVSKMLSVGVQALHPSARVGALCGALLGVTLVLLDRWAPKAAKPYIPSPSGFGLAIVLPGSSSISFFIGAAIAEVLRRRKPKLAETAVMPVGSGFIAGESLMGIALVMLKAFKYMPK, encoded by the coding sequence ATGAGCCATCCCGCCTCGACTCCGCCCCTTCCGCAGGAGCCCTCCCTTTCCGTCCCGCCCGGTTTACCCGGGGCGGGGCAGGATCCCGAGCGGTACTGGCTGGAGCATGTCTACAAGGGCGGCTCGCGCCAGCTCACCGTGCGCGCCGTCATCGCGGGCATGCTCATTGGCATGGTGATGTGCCTGTCCAACCTGTACGTCATCCTCAAGACGGGTTGGAGCATGGGCGTCACCATCACCGCCTGCATCCTGGCCTTCGCCGTCTTCAGCGGGCTCAAGGGCATCGGCCTGTTCAAGAAGGACTTCTCCCCGTTGGAGAACAACGCCATGGGCTCGGTGGCGTCCGCGGCCGGGTACATGACGGGCGGAGGGAACATGGCCGCCGTGCCCGCGCTGCTGATGCTCACCGGTACGCTGCCCAGCGCCGGGTGGCTGGTGGCGTGGTTCGCCGTCATCTCCGCGCTGGGCGTCTTCGCCGCCATTCCCATCAAACGCCAGCTCGTCAACATCGAGGCCCTGCCGTTTCCCACTGGGACGGCCACCGCGGAGACGATCAACGCGCTCCATGGGCACGGCGAGGTGGCGCGGCACAAGGCGTGGCTCTTGGGCGGGGCAGGGCTGCTGGGGGCCTTCGTGGCGATGCTGCGCGAGCTGCGGAGCACATGGCTGAGCACCCACGCGCCCACGTGGCTCCAGCCGCCCTTCATTCCCTCCAAGGTGAGCGTGCCCTTTCTGTCCATCCGGGGGCGGCCCGCCGGGGACTGGGGCCTGTCCCTCGATTTGAGCCTGCTGCTGATTGGGGCGGGGGCGCTGATGAACTGGAAGACGGGCTGGTCCCTGCTGCTGGGGGCCGTGCTCACCTATGGCTTCCTCGCACCTGCCATGGTGGATCAGGGCTACATCGCCGAGGTGACCTTCAAGTCCATCAACACGTGGACGCTCTGGACGGGCGCGGCGGTGCTGGTGTCCTCGGGGGTGCTGTCCTTCGCATTCCAGTGGCGCAGCGTGGCGCGCTCGTTCAAGGCCCTGACGGGGCTGTTCGGCAAGAAGGACGAGGGCGAGGCCGCGGATCCCTTGGCTGGCATTGAATGTCCGCCTGCGTGGTTTCCCCTGGGCTTCGCCCTGCTGGGGCCCATCGCCGTGGGGCTGATGGCGTACCTGTTCCAGATTCCCGTGTGGGCCGGTGTGCTGGCGCTCCCGCTGGCGGTGGTGATGGGAGTCATCGCCGCGCGCGTCACCGGCGAGACGGACACCACGCCCACCAAGGCCTTGGGGCCGGTGACGCAGCTCATCTATGGAGGGCTGGCCCCGGGCAACGTCGCGGCCAATGTGATGAGCGCCAACGCCACGGGAGGCGTGGGTTTGCACGCGGCAGACCTGCTGGTGGACCTCAAGTCTGGGTGGCTGCTGGGAGCCAACCCCCGGCAGCAGTTCATCGGCCAGTTGTTTGGCGTGGTGGCCGGGGCCGCCATCGTGGTGCCGGTGTTCAACCTGCTGGTACCCGATGCGTCGGTGCTGGGCTCAGAGGACTTTCCCGCCCCCGGCGTGCTCGTCTGGGCGGGCGTGTCGAAGATGTTGTCGGTGGGCGTCCAGGCGCTGCACCCGAGCGCCCGGGTGGGAGCGCTGTGCGGTGCCTTGCTGGGCGTGACGCTGGTGCTGCTGGACCGGTGGGCCCCCAAGGCGGCCAAGCCTTACATTCCTTCTCCCTCGGGCTTTGGGCTGGCCATCGTCCTGCCGGGCTCCAGCTCCATCAGCTTCTTCATCGGCGCGGCCATCGCCGAGGTGCTGCGTCGGCGCAAGCCGAAGCTGGCCGAGACCGCGGTGATGCCCGTGGGCTCGGGCTTCATCGCGGGTGAGAGCTTGATGGGCATCGCCCTCGTAATGCTCAAGGCCTTCAAGTACATGCCCAAATAG
- a CDS encoding serine/threonine protein kinase, with translation MNPVSLPVDFEVGPWRVLRLRGWGSYGVVYQVEQAGLTGPFALKLAVHSWDPRFERERELLSRLRHPHVPKLRDQGWWEPPGGKAFPYLVMDWVEGVTLYEWAAAHPPTSRQVLRLLAQAARALEATHSVEGVHRDVKGGNMLVRSDASLVLMDFGSGYYRGAPKLTHHMPSPGTSQYRSPESLRFHWEWRHDSTAHYAAQAADDVYALGMTAYRLITGRYPPSASRFEEGAEGIRLIQTELMAPEEWVNSCPELEALIRQMVSLDPSARGSASEVARALERAARKAGRRADAPITPRPSQVQTSRRARAGTPIQNRKKTGGLAAALGTLLLTGGWWMIERQSSAAVQDAQEGATAGLADEALPPIEDGGVPALKPGGIALEVPRKPFSGQSRPPCQKPEVEIHGGCWGRLSDVSPPCGARSYSWKGACYWPILEPPRPATSAPP, from the coding sequence GTGAATCCGGTCTCCCTCCCTGTTGATTTCGAAGTCGGCCCCTGGCGCGTGCTGCGCCTGCGCGGCTGGGGCTCCTATGGCGTCGTCTACCAGGTGGAACAGGCGGGACTGACAGGCCCCTTCGCCCTGAAGCTGGCAGTCCACTCCTGGGATCCGCGCTTCGAGCGAGAAAGGGAGTTGCTCTCCCGGCTGCGCCATCCGCATGTCCCCAAACTCCGGGACCAGGGCTGGTGGGAGCCTCCCGGTGGGAAAGCCTTCCCTTACCTCGTGATGGACTGGGTAGAAGGCGTGACGCTGTACGAGTGGGCCGCCGCCCATCCGCCCACCTCCCGCCAGGTGCTGCGGCTGTTGGCACAGGCAGCAAGGGCCTTGGAGGCCACCCACTCCGTGGAGGGAGTGCACCGGGATGTGAAGGGCGGCAACATGCTGGTGCGCTCAGACGCCAGCCTGGTGCTGATGGACTTCGGCTCCGGGTATTACCGCGGAGCACCCAAGCTGACGCACCACATGCCCTCTCCCGGCACATCCCAGTACCGAAGTCCGGAGTCGCTGCGTTTCCATTGGGAGTGGCGGCATGACTCCACGGCTCACTACGCGGCCCAGGCGGCAGACGATGTGTATGCGCTGGGAATGACGGCCTACCGGCTAATCACCGGCAGATATCCGCCGAGCGCTTCGAGGTTCGAAGAAGGCGCGGAGGGAATCCGGCTCATCCAAACCGAGCTCATGGCGCCCGAAGAGTGGGTGAATTCATGCCCGGAGCTGGAGGCGCTCATCCGGCAGATGGTGTCCCTCGATCCCTCGGCGCGAGGGAGTGCAAGCGAAGTGGCCCGCGCGCTGGAGCGGGCCGCGAGGAAGGCAGGCCGCCGAGCGGATGCGCCCATCACCCCACGTCCTTCTCAAGTGCAGACATCAAGAAGGGCTCGCGCTGGCACTCCAATCCAGAACAGGAAGAAGACAGGCGGGCTTGCAGCGGCTCTGGGAACCCTGCTGCTCACGGGGGGATGGTGGATGATCGAAAGGCAGTCATCCGCGGCAGTCCAGGACGCGCAAGAGGGTGCGACAGCGGGGCTCGCGGATGAGGCGCTCCCGCCCATCGAGGACGGAGGGGTGCCCGCCCTGAAGCCAGGAGGAATTGCGCTTGAGGTGCCCCGGAAACCCTTCTCGGGGCAGAGCCGTCCTCCCTGTCAGAAGCCCGAAGTCGAGATCCACGGAGGGTGCTGGGGCCGCCTGAGCGATGTGTCCCCGCCGTGTGGCGCCCGCTCCTACTCCTGGAAGGGAGCCTGTTACTGGCCGATTCTGGAGCCTCCCCGGCCCGCGACGTCCGCCCCTCCTTGA
- a CDS encoding serine/threonine protein kinase — MVNPVSLPVDFEVGPWRVLRLRGWGSYGVVYQVEQAGLTGPFALKLAVHSWDPRFERERELLSRLRHPHVPKLRDQGWWEPPGGKAFPYLVMDWVEGVTLYEWAAAHPPTSRQVLRLLAQAARALEATHSVEGVHRDVKGGNMLVRSDASLVLMDFGSGYYRGAPKLTHHMPSPGTSQYRSPESLRFHWEWRHDSTAHYAAQAADDVYALGMTAYRLVTGRYPPSASRFEEGAEGIRLIQTEFMAPGEWVSSCPELEALIQQMVSLNPSERGSAGEVARALERAARKAGRRADAPIVPRPAQKQNSRGTRAGAPSRNRWKTGGLAAALGALLVTGGWWMIERQSSAAVQDAQEGATAGLADEALPPFEDGGVPAPKPEGIALEVPRKPFSGQSRPPCQKPEVEIHGGCWSRLSDVSPPCGARSYAWKDGCYRPILEPPRPATSAPR; from the coding sequence GTGGTGAATCCGGTCTCCCTCCCTGTTGATTTCGAAGTCGGCCCCTGGCGCGTGCTGCGCCTGCGCGGCTGGGGCTCCTATGGCGTCGTCTACCAGGTGGAACAGGCGGGACTGACAGGCCCCTTCGCCCTGAAGCTGGCAGTCCACTCCTGGGATCCGCGCTTCGAGCGAGAAAGGGAGTTGCTCTCCCGGCTGCGCCATCCGCATGTCCCCAAACTCCGGGACCAGGGCTGGTGGGAGCCTCCCGGTGGGAAAGCCTTCCCTTACCTCGTGATGGACTGGGTAGAAGGCGTGACGCTGTACGAGTGGGCCGCCGCCCATCCGCCCACCTCCCGCCAGGTGCTGCGGCTGTTGGCACAGGCAGCAAGGGCCTTGGAGGCCACCCACTCCGTGGAGGGAGTGCACCGGGATGTGAAGGGCGGCAACATGCTGGTGCGCTCAGACGCCAGCCTGGTGCTGATGGACTTCGGCTCCGGGTATTACCGCGGAGCACCCAAGCTGACGCACCACATGCCCTCTCCCGGCACATCCCAGTACCGAAGTCCGGAGTCGCTGCGTTTCCATTGGGAGTGGCGGCATGACTCCACGGCTCACTACGCGGCCCAGGCGGCGGACGATGTGTATGCGCTGGGAATGACGGCCTACCGGCTGGTCACCGGCCGATATCCGCCGAGCGCTTCGAGGTTCGAAGAAGGCGCCGAGGGAATCCGGCTCATCCAGACCGAGTTCATGGCGCCCGGAGAGTGGGTGAGTTCATGCCCGGAGTTGGAGGCACTCATCCAACAGATGGTGTCCCTCAATCCCTCGGAGAGAGGGAGTGCGGGAGAAGTGGCCCGGGCGCTGGAGCGGGCCGCGAGGAAGGCGGGCCGCCGAGCAGATGCGCCCATCGTCCCCCGTCCTGCTCAAAAGCAGAACTCAAGAGGAACTCGCGCTGGCGCTCCAAGTCGGAACAGATGGAAGACAGGCGGGCTCGCCGCAGCCCTGGGAGCCCTGCTGGTCACGGGGGGATGGTGGATGATCGAAAGGCAGTCATCCGCAGCAGTCCAGGACGCGCAAGAGGGTGCGACAGCGGGGCTCGCAGATGAGGCACTTCCTCCCTTCGAGGACGGAGGGGTGCCCGCACCAAAGCCAGAAGGGATTGCGCTCGAGGTGCCCCGGAAGCCCTTCTCGGGACAGAGCCGTCCTCCCTGTCAAAAGCCCGAAGTCGAGATCCACGGAGGGTGCTGGAGCCGCCTGAGTGATGTATCCCCGCCATGTGGCGCCCGCTCCTACGCCTGGAAGGACGGCTGTTACCGACCGATCCTGGAGCCTCCCCGGCCCGCGACGTCCGCCCCTCGTTGA
- a CDS encoding SDR family oxidoreductase, whose translation MIVVTGATGQLGRLIVEKLVAQVPASRVAVSVRDVRKAEDLATRGVRVRPGDFAAPAGLVHAFEGASQVLLVSSNARAYGGDTLAQHRSAIDAARSAGVRRIVYTSHMAASHSSAFPPMLDHAATEQMLRESGLQWTALRNGFYATSALALLAKGLETGLFEAPADGKISWTSHADLAEAAAVILANEGPYEGPTPPLTAAQALDFEALCGIASDLLGRPLRRSIVSEDGMRARLDAAGMPPHAVAISLGLYRASREGEFAAVDPTLQKLLGRAPTSMREVIARQWGRAA comes from the coding sequence ATGATCGTCGTGACCGGAGCAACAGGGCAGCTCGGCCGCCTCATCGTGGAGAAGCTGGTCGCCCAGGTGCCCGCGAGTCGGGTCGCCGTCAGCGTCCGTGACGTGCGAAAGGCCGAGGATCTGGCGACGCGAGGCGTCCGGGTGCGCCCGGGCGACTTCGCGGCTCCAGCGGGCCTCGTGCATGCCTTCGAGGGAGCGTCCCAGGTCCTGCTCGTCTCCTCGAATGCGCGTGCCTATGGGGGCGACACCCTGGCCCAGCATCGCTCTGCCATCGACGCCGCGCGGTCCGCTGGCGTCAGGCGCATCGTCTACACGAGCCACATGGCCGCGAGCCATTCATCGGCGTTTCCCCCCATGCTCGACCATGCGGCGACGGAGCAGATGCTGAGGGAGTCCGGCCTGCAGTGGACCGCGCTTCGCAACGGCTTCTACGCAACGAGCGCACTGGCCTTGCTGGCGAAGGGCCTGGAGACAGGCCTCTTCGAGGCACCCGCGGACGGCAAAATCTCCTGGACCTCGCACGCGGACCTCGCGGAGGCGGCGGCCGTGATTCTGGCGAACGAGGGCCCATACGAGGGTCCGACACCACCGCTCACGGCGGCGCAGGCGCTCGACTTCGAAGCGCTCTGCGGCATCGCATCGGACCTCCTCGGACGTCCGCTCCGTCGAAGCATTGTGTCGGAAGACGGGATGCGCGCAAGACTCGATGCGGCCGGCATGCCTCCGCACGCGGTCGCGATTTCACTCGGCCTCTACCGCGCGAGCCGCGAGGGTGAATTCGCGGCTGTCGATCCGACCTTGCAGAAGCTGCTCGGGCGCGCGCCGACGAGCATGCGCGAGGTGATTGCCAGGCAGTGGGGCCGAGCGGCTTGA
- a CDS encoding TetR/AcrR family transcriptional regulator: MTDREKFAAEDEAGSEVRARIIEAAAALISTGGPDAVTTRAVASAAGVQAPTLYRLFGDKRGLVAAVIEHVMRRYVSEKSTRRPHPDPLQDFRDGWDRHVAFGLDHPGLFSLMSSDPYLSSHSPVLGEGAAVLRRRIRNIALAGRLRVSEERAFGLVSAMGTGAVLTLLSQPEGKRDVGLADAAREAVVAAISTEGEPPASTDVRAVAMALRASMEGLRVLSPGESLLLHELLKRIADTE; this comes from the coding sequence ATGACGGACCGCGAGAAGTTCGCCGCCGAGGACGAGGCGGGTTCGGAGGTGCGCGCACGCATCATCGAGGCCGCCGCCGCGCTCATCTCCACAGGAGGGCCGGATGCTGTGACCACGCGTGCCGTCGCCTCCGCCGCGGGTGTGCAGGCTCCGACGCTGTACCGGCTCTTCGGAGACAAGCGCGGCCTCGTCGCGGCCGTCATCGAGCACGTGATGAGGCGCTACGTGTCGGAAAAGTCCACGCGGCGGCCGCACCCGGACCCTCTCCAGGACTTCCGCGACGGGTGGGATAGGCATGTCGCGTTCGGCCTCGACCATCCAGGGCTGTTCTCCCTGATGAGCAGCGACCCGTACCTGTCGTCGCACTCGCCTGTCCTGGGCGAAGGGGCGGCTGTCCTGCGGCGTCGCATCCGGAACATCGCGCTCGCTGGGAGGCTGCGGGTCAGTGAAGAGCGGGCGTTCGGCCTTGTGTCGGCGATGGGCACGGGGGCTGTGCTCACGTTGCTGTCCCAGCCCGAGGGGAAGCGCGACGTCGGGCTCGCGGATGCCGCGCGCGAGGCGGTCGTGGCCGCGATCTCGACCGAGGGGGAGCCACCGGCGAGCACGGATGTCCGCGCGGTGGCCATGGCATTGCGTGCGTCCATGGAAGGGCTGCGTGTGCTCTCACCCGGCGAAAGCCTGCTGTTGCACGAACTGCTCAAGCGCATCGCGGACACCGAGTGA
- a CDS encoding DUSAM domain-containing protein, giving the protein MEYVNAELDALWEQLWGLENRVNQGEPLELTERVRDLLRRAAPTVAISNTEVEAALADVESATVLLRKVRARIHNGSNRIVDALYRMSRLRKKGDIEGARQQMRDVLAVEDVPHYREIAEGQLAGLDELP; this is encoded by the coding sequence ATGGAGTACGTGAACGCGGAATTGGATGCGCTCTGGGAGCAGCTATGGGGGCTCGAAAACCGGGTCAATCAGGGCGAGCCCCTGGAACTCACCGAGAGAGTGAGAGACCTTCTACGGCGGGCTGCCCCCACAGTCGCTATCAGCAATACAGAGGTGGAAGCGGCCCTCGCTGACGTGGAGAGTGCTACTGTTTTGCTTCGGAAGGTTCGGGCGCGCATTCACAACGGGTCGAACCGAATTGTGGATGCCCTTTACCGAATGAGCCGCCTCAGAAAAAAGGGGGATATTGAAGGGGCGCGTCAGCAGATGAGAGACGTTCTTGCTGTGGAGGACGTTCCGCATTATCGGGAGATTGCCGAGGGGCAATTGGCCGGACTGGACGAACTTCCATAG
- a CDS encoding IS1182 family transposase: MSPRPFRPWQPEQGQLLPQYTREALGEGNLACFFADLAGVLDFSPVLKGYTKECGQPPYHPVMMTLLLMYAYARGVNSSREIERRCEIDLGFRYLAGGERPDHDTLCHFRVRHLEAFGELFVDTLRVASEAGMKKLGHLAVDGTKVKANASKHKAMSYGRMEEATRKLEEQVKKLLEEAAALDAQEDERYGKGRRGDELPEEMKDPATRAERLKEAKRRLEADKKRALAAEKKKRVKKIRRAQQDLEQEARHKAEQKGQKPEEAKPESKAQRNFTDPDSRIMKRDGSFQQSYNAQVAVDAETQLIVAQEVGQSPSDARQLEPMVAQVEANTGLLPKELSADSGYFCREDIEQVQQRGVEPFVAPGRSKHGQEPVPAPRGRPPKALSFKERMGRKLQTKRGRRAYARRKVTAEPVIGQVKNTVLKGFSLRGLRKVRGEFSLACAVHNLKKLWKQTWELPSRAALAS, translated from the coding sequence GTGTCTCCCAGGCCATTCCGGCCGTGGCAGCCAGAGCAGGGGCAGTTGCTACCGCAGTACACGAGAGAGGCGCTGGGAGAGGGAAACCTGGCGTGCTTCTTCGCGGATTTGGCGGGGGTGCTGGACTTCAGCCCCGTGCTGAAGGGGTACACGAAGGAGTGCGGACAGCCGCCCTACCACCCCGTGATGATGACGCTGTTGTTGATGTACGCGTATGCGAGGGGTGTCAATAGCAGCCGGGAGATAGAGAGGCGGTGCGAGATAGACCTGGGCTTCCGCTACCTTGCCGGAGGAGAGAGGCCGGACCACGACACGCTGTGTCACTTTCGAGTGAGGCACCTGGAAGCCTTCGGGGAGCTGTTCGTGGACACGCTGAGGGTGGCGAGCGAAGCCGGGATGAAAAAGCTGGGACACCTTGCAGTGGATGGGACGAAGGTGAAGGCGAATGCCAGCAAGCACAAGGCGATGAGCTACGGGAGGATGGAGGAGGCGACGAGGAAGCTGGAAGAGCAGGTGAAGAAGTTGTTGGAAGAGGCGGCTGCACTCGACGCCCAGGAAGACGAGCGCTACGGCAAAGGAAGAAGAGGGGATGAGCTGCCCGAGGAGATGAAGGACCCAGCCACCCGAGCCGAGAGGCTCAAAGAGGCCAAGAGGCGACTGGAGGCCGATAAGAAGAGGGCGCTGGCAGCCGAGAAGAAGAAGCGGGTGAAGAAAATTCGCCGAGCCCAGCAGGACTTGGAGCAGGAGGCGAGACACAAGGCTGAGCAGAAGGGCCAAAAGCCAGAGGAAGCCAAGCCGGAGTCGAAGGCGCAGCGCAACTTCACCGACCCGGACTCACGTATCATGAAGAGGGACGGGAGCTTCCAGCAGTCCTACAACGCGCAGGTGGCGGTGGACGCGGAGACGCAACTGATTGTGGCGCAAGAAGTGGGGCAGAGTCCGAGCGATGCGAGGCAGTTGGAGCCAATGGTGGCGCAGGTAGAGGCCAACACGGGGTTGTTGCCCAAAGAGCTGAGCGCCGACTCGGGGTACTTCTGCCGTGAGGACATTGAGCAGGTGCAGCAGCGAGGCGTGGAGCCCTTTGTAGCGCCGGGGCGCTCCAAGCATGGCCAGGAGCCAGTGCCAGCCCCACGAGGAAGGCCGCCCAAGGCACTGAGCTTCAAGGAGCGTATGGGCCGGAAGCTGCAGACGAAGCGAGGCAGGCGGGCGTACGCGCGGCGAAAGGTGACAGCTGAGCCTGTCATTGGCCAGGTGAAGAACACCGTGCTCAAGGGCTTCTCGCTCCGGGGGCTGAGGAAGGTGCGCGGGGAATTCAGCCTGGCGTGTGCAGTGCACAACCTGAAGAAACTGTGGAAGCAGACCTGGGAGCTACCCTCCCGGGCGGCTCTCGCCTCGTAG
- a CDS encoding glutathione S-transferase family protein produces MKLYGTITSPFVRRVRIVALELGQPFEFVSTATPEGEAELRRLSPLWKFPTAHFTGNGPERVLWDSRTIVDYLFSLHGTGPFQLPSPEESWHERNVIQALDGALEAAIHLLYFDREGMNLQSSAYLIKQSQRVGSVLTWAESQLHGASFFEKPRLGMAELTLLTTLDFMVFRNRYPVSQHPKLVEFQKALSERPSIRQTYPTA; encoded by the coding sequence ATGAAACTCTACGGAACCATCACCTCCCCCTTCGTCCGCCGGGTGCGCATCGTCGCCCTCGAGTTGGGCCAGCCCTTCGAGTTTGTCTCCACCGCGACGCCGGAGGGCGAAGCCGAGCTGCGCCGCCTCTCGCCCCTGTGGAAGTTCCCCACCGCCCACTTCACCGGGAACGGCCCCGAGCGGGTGCTCTGGGACTCGCGCACCATCGTCGACTACCTCTTCTCCTTGCACGGGACGGGCCCCTTCCAGCTCCCCTCGCCGGAGGAGTCGTGGCACGAGCGCAATGTGATTCAGGCCCTCGACGGGGCGCTGGAGGCCGCCATCCACCTGCTCTACTTCGATCGGGAGGGCATGAACCTTCAGTCCTCCGCCTACCTGATCAAGCAAAGCCAGCGCGTCGGCTCGGTGCTCACCTGGGCGGAGTCCCAACTCCACGGGGCCTCGTTCTTCGAGAAGCCACGGCTGGGCATGGCGGAGCTGACATTGCTCACCACGCTCGACTTCATGGTGTTCCGCAACCGCTACCCCGTGTCCCAGCACCCGAAGCTGGTGGAGTTCCAGAAAGCCCTCTCGGAGCGGCCCAGCATCCGGCAGACGTACCCCACGGCTTAA